A window of the Gossypium arboreum isolate Shixiya-1 chromosome 2, ASM2569848v2, whole genome shotgun sequence genome harbors these coding sequences:
- the LOC108466685 gene encoding mitochondrial uncoupling protein 5: protein MGGVKGFIEGGIASIVAGCSTHPLDLIKVRMQLQGEAQGPNAAAQNLRPSLAFQTNSTPSSTVHLRQATAARIGPVATGIRIFKTEGFRALFSGVSATVLRQTLYSTTRMGIYDILKHKWTDKETNTMPLASKILAGLIAGGIGAAVGNPADVAMVRMQADGRLPLSQRRNYTSVVDALARMTKQEGVTSLWRGSSMTVNRAMLVTASQLASYDQIKETILAKGWMKDGICTHVVASFSAGFVAAVVSNPVDVIKTRVMNMKVVLGQRPPYTGALDCAMKTVKAEGPMALYKGFIPTISRQGPFTVVLFVTLEQVRKLLKNF from the coding sequence ATGGGAGGAGTCAAAGGTTTCATTGAAGGAGGCATTGCATCAATTGTTGCCGGTTGTTCAACACACCCACTGGATTTAATCAAAGTTCGAATGCAGCTTCAAGGTGAAGCCCAGGGCCCTAACGCGGCTGCTCAAAATCTCCGCCCTTCTTTAGCTTTTCAGACCAACAGCACCCCCTCCTCTACTGTACACCTCAGACAAGCCACGGCGGCGCGTATTGGACCTGTGGCTACTGGGATTCGGATCTTTAAAACCGAAGGCTTCAGAGCTCTTTTCTCAGGTGTTTCCGCTACCGTACTCCGCCAGACCCTTTATTCCACCACCCGGATGGGAATCTATGACATCCTGAAGCATAAATGGACCGATAAGGAAACGAATACCATGCCTCTCGCCAGCAAAATCCTCGCTGGGTTAATAGCCGGGGGTATCGGCGCTGCCGTCGGGAACCCAGCCGATGTTGCAATGGTTCGTATGCAAGCTGACGGACGCCTCCCTTTATCTCAACGCCGTAACTACACCAGCGTCGTTGACGCCCTCGCTCGCATGACCAAACAAGAAGGCGTTACTTCCTTGTGGCGTGGCTCATCGATGACGGTGAACCGAGCCATGCTGGTGACGGCGTCGCAGTTGGCTTCCTACGATCAAATCAAGGAaacgattttggcaaaagggtGGATGAAAGATGGGATCTGTACACACGTGGTGGCGAGTTTCTCGGCTGGATTTGTGGCGGCGGTGGTATCGAATCCCGTTGACGTAATCAAGACAAGGGTAATGAACATGAAGGTGGTGCTTGGGCAAAGGCCACCTTATACCGGAGCTCTGGATTGTGCTATGAAAACAGTGAAGGCGGAAGGGCCGATGGCTTTGTATAAAGGGTTTATACCTACCATCTCCAGACAAGGGCCGTTCACGGTGGTGCTCTTCGTTACGTTGGAACAGGTACGAAAGTTGCTTAAGAATTTCTAA